Proteins found in one Vulpes vulpes isolate BD-2025 chromosome 13, VulVul3, whole genome shotgun sequence genomic segment:
- the TRMT12 gene encoding tRNA wybutosine-synthesizing protein 2 homolog, with the protein MEGEGGKPAAVVAVVTEPRFTQRYREYLEKQQLLDRQHRLEKMPDGTVALPVLGEAVPERHLRELRDRVAPGSTCRVTQLLDPVPSKKAQGGSPAQRLRLEVSRWVEGRGVTWSADLEADLPRSWQRHGNLLLLSEDCFQAKQWESLEPELWKTVASALGVRRVAKRGRVSPDGTRTPAVTLLLGDDGWVEHVDNGIRYKFDVTRCMFSFGNITEKLRVASLPCAGEVLVDLYAGIGYFTLPFLVHAGAAFVHACEWSPHAVVALRKNLDINGVAHRCQIHFGDNRKLKLSNIADRVNLGLIPSSEEGWPIACQLLRRDAGGILHIHQNVESYPGKILQPPGSSEMEKEHSSYPQQIITNQWTNGATRDSRRKMPSAATKPEWQRWAESAETRIATLLQQVHGKPWKTQILHIQPVKSYAPHVDHIVLDLECRPCALLG; encoded by the coding sequence ATGGAAGGGGAAGGTGGGAAGCCCGCGGCTGTGGTCGCGGTTGTGACTGAGCCTCGGTTTACCCAGCGATACAGAGAGTATCTCGAGAAGCAGCAGCTCCTAGATAGACAGCACCGTCTGGAAAAGATGCCGGATGGCACGGTGGCGCTGCCGGTGCTGGGCGAGGCTGTCCCTGAGCGGCACCTGCGGGAGCTGCGGGACCGTGTGGCTCCAGGCAGCACCTGTAGGGTAACGCAGCTCCTGGATCCCGTTCCCTCAAAGAAGGCCCAGGGTGGTTCGCCCGCCCAGAGGCTGCGTCTTGAAGTGAGTCGCTGGGTAGAGGGCCGGGGAGTGACGTGGTCCGCTGACTTGGAGGCCGATTTGCCCCGATCTTGGCAACGACACGGTAACCTCTTGTTGCTGAGCGAGGACTGTTTCCAAGCCAAGCAGTGGGAAAGTCTGGAACCTGAACTCTGGAAGACTGTTGCGTCGGCGCTTGGCGTCCGTCGTGTGGCCAAACGAGGGCGGGTGTCACCCGATGGCACTCGAACACCAGCAGTGACTCTGCTGCTGGGCGACGATGGCTGGGTAGAGCATGTGGATAATGGGATCCGATATAAGTTTGACGTGACCCGGTGCATGTTCTCCTTCGGAAACATCACGGAGAAGCTTCGAGTGGCATCGCTGCCCTGTGCTGGAGAAGTGCTGGTGGATCTGTATGCGGGGATTGGTTATTTTACATTGCCCTTCCTAGTCCATGCTGGGGCTGCCTTCGTCCATGCCTGTGAGTGGAGTCCCCATGCTGTAGTTGCTCTGAGAAAGAACCTTGATATCAATGGAGTAGCACATCGGTGCCAGATACACTTTGGGGATAACAGAAAACTGAAGCTCTCAAACATTGCAGACAGGGTGAACCTGGGGCTGATTCCCAGCTCGGAAGAAGGCTGGCCCATTGCCTGCCAACTGCTAAGACGGGATGCGGGGGGCATTTTGCATATCCACCAAAATGTGGAATCTTACCCAGGGAAGATTCTCCAGCCTCCTGGAAGCAGTGAAATGGAAAAGGAGCATTCTTCTTATCCTCAGCAAATTATCACCAACCAATGGACAAATGGCGCTACCAGGGATTCTAGGAGAAAAATGCCATCAGCAGCCACCAAACCAGAGTGGCAGAGGTGGGCAGAGTCTGCAGAAACTCGTATTGCCACCCTTCTTCAGCAGGTGCACGGGAAACCATGGAAGACCCAAATCCTGCACATCCAACCGGTGAAATCCTATGCTCCCCACGTGGATCACATCGTGTTGGATTTGGAATGCCGCCCCTGTGCTCTACTTGGCTAA